A window of the Tripterygium wilfordii isolate XIE 37 chromosome 12, ASM1340144v1, whole genome shotgun sequence genome harbors these coding sequences:
- the LOC120011249 gene encoding uncharacterized protein LOC120011249 has translation MLINSIALLSAASPLILFITFVTCISTTTPAQPLEICATFNCGQGTCKASESKIEGFYCECYPGWRSVQVGPFSWPACVLPNCSLDFKCGSLAPIPSPFPSPSPAPTPASAFPLPISDLFSPCGIMWCGDGKCLANGTGHSCQCYKGADNLFSLPELPCFRPCYLGSDCIGIGFDEPPKSPVLHPPPSPYNLPLQPPPPADYLQQPPPPTFDNNSSETSNCSKNIGGLTRIVLVVVVMVATLLMFL, from the exons ATGTTGATCAATTCTATCGCTCTGCTTTCTGCAGCCTCTCCATTGATCCTCTTCATCACCTTCGTTACCTGCATTTCAACAACCACTCCAGCCCAACCTTTAG AAATTTGTGCGACGTTTAACTGCGGACAAGGAACATGCAAGGCTTCAGAGTCTAAAATAGAGGGTTTTTATTGCGAGTGTTATCCTGGTTGGAGAAGTGTACAAGTTGGTCCTTTCTCCTGGCCCGCCTGCGTTCTTCCTAATT GCAGCCTTGATTTTAAATGTGGATCTCTAGCACCAATACCTTCTCcttttccttctccttctccagcTCCTACTCCTGCTTCTGCTTTTCCTCTGCCGATATCAGATTTATTTAGCC CTTGTGGTATTATGTGGTGTGGAGATGGAAAATGTTTGGCCAATGGAACTGGCCACAGTTGCCAATGCTACAAAGGCGCGGACAATTTGTTCAGTTTGCCGGAATTACCTTGTTTTAGACCAT GTTATTTGGGATCAGATTGTATCGGTATTGGTTTCGACGAACCACCGAAATCACCAGTACTGCATCCACCACCATCACCTTATAATTTGCCGCTGCAGCCACCGCCGCCGGCAGATTATTTACAACAGCCACCACCACCTACTTTTGACAACAATTCAAGTGAAACATCGAATTGCTCCAAGAACATTGGGGGACTCACCAGGATAGTACTAGTAGTAGTAGTAATGGTAGCAACCCTGTTAATGTTTCTGTAG
- the LOC120010964 gene encoding cyclin-A2-4 — protein MKKENLVPANIGGVGGRLTRARAAVLRASGQLPPLKVPTQQDQKRTSLANVKRAAAEDKNPRASGDACLQRKRKAVLQDVTNVCCENSYRSCFNANKIQGKKTKEDKEGHVNLTKVAAPVSTKLLPLETDSSIKLCQEPVRIEPKSEVLCSANLLKDSSFTMRECCIDDRQLSKQSSGMHSRARNISIKAEKCSTSDNMLRSSDPDFTDIDSNHKDPQFCTVYAPDIYSNLRVAELARRPYPNFMETTQRDVTQSMRSILVDWLVEVSEEYKLASDTLYLTVHLIDWFLSENYIERQTLQLLGITCMLIASKYEEICAPRVEEFCFITDNTYTRDQVLKMESQIVRYFGFQIFAPTTKTFLRRFLRAAQASYKSPSLELECLANYLAEMTLVDYSFLNLLPSLIAASAVFLSRWTLDQSSHPWNPTLEHYTNYKTLDLKTTVLAMQDLQWNTSGCPLNAIRMKYRQEKFKSVAALSSPKLLETLF, from the exons ATGAAGAAAGAGAATCTTGTCCCTGCTAACATTGGAGGTGTTGGTGGTCGATTAACACGTGCTCGAGCAGCAGTATTGCGTGCATCAGGGCAGCTGCCTCCTCTGAAAGTACCCACACAACAAGATCAGAAGAGAACTTCGCTAGCAAATGTAAAAAGAGCTGCTGCAGAGGATAAAAACCCCAGAGCATCTGGTGATGCATGTCTTCAACGTAAGAGGAAAGCAGTGCTTCAGGATGTCACAAATGTTTGTTGTGAAAACTCATATAGGAGCTGCTTCAATGCAAATAAAATTCAG GGAAAGAAAACCAAGGAGGATAAAGAAGGCCATGTCAATTTGACCAAAGTTGCCGCTCCAGTTAGTACTAAACTTCTACCACTTGAAACTGATTCAAGCATAAAATTATGTCAAGAACCAGTGAGAATAGAACCCAAATCAGAGGTACTGTGTTCCGCAAATTTGCTAAAAGATTCATCTTTTACCATGAGGGAGTGTTGCATAGATGATCGTCAGCTTTCAAAGCAGAGTTCTGGGATGCATTCCCGAGCCAGAAATATTTCTATTAAAG CTGAGAAATGTAGCACTTCTGACAATATGTTGAGATCAAGTGATCCGGACTTTACAGATATCGATTCTAATCACAAAGATCCTCAGTTTTGCACTGTATATGCCCCTGATATATATAGCAATCTGCGTGTTGCTGAG CTTGCCCGGAGGCCGTATCCTAATTTTATGGAAACAACACAGCGTGATGTTACTCAAAGTATGCGGAGCATCCTGGTTGATTGGCTTGTGGAG GTATCTGAGGAATACAAGTTGGCATCAGATACACTTTACCTCACTGTACATCTCATTGATTGGTTTCTCtctgaaaattacattgaaaGACAAACACTTCAATTGCTTGGTATTACCTGCATGCTGATTGCCTC CAAGTATGAAGAAATTTGTGCCCCACGTGTGGAAGAATTTTGCTTCATAACAGACAATACTTACACAAGGGACCAG GTACTAAAAATGGAGAGTCAAATAGTGAGATACTTTGGGTTTCAGATATTTGCACCCACTACAAAAACTTTTCTTAG GAGGTTTCTACGAGCTGCTCAAGCTTCGTACAAG AGCCCTAGTCTTGAACTGGAGTGCTTGGCCAATTATTTAGCTGAAATGACGTTGGTTGACTATAGTTTCTTAAATTTGCTTCCTTCTCTCATTGCTGCATCGGCTGTATTTCTTTCCAGATGGACATTGGATCAGTCAAGTCATCCATGG AATCCAACTCTTGAGCACTACACTAATTACAAGACGTTGGACCTAAAAACCACAGTTCTCGCAATGCAAGATTTACAATGGAACACCAGTGGGTGTCCTCTGAATGCCATACGCATGAAGTATAGGCAAGAAAAG TTTAAATCTGTGGCTGCTCTGTCTTCTCCGAAACTGCTTGAAACACTCTTTTGA
- the LOC120011404 gene encoding katanin p60 ATPase-containing subunit A1 — MAGASSLAGLQDHLKLAREYALEGLYDTSVIFFDGAIAQINKHLSTLDDPLVRSKWTNVKKAILEENEVVKQLDAERRAFKEAPTGRRPSSPPINAKSSFVFQPLDEYPTSSGPPMDDPDVWRPPSRDATSRRPARAGQPGMRKSPQDGTWARGGSTRTSTTGRGAKTAGSSRANSGVRASTTAKKGSGTGKSGKGDSANGDTEDGKSKRGQYEGPDPDLAEMLERDVLESTPGVRWDDVAGLTEAKRLLEEAVVLPLWMPEYFQGIRRPWKGVLMFGPPGTGKTLLAKAVATECGTTFFNVSSATLASKWRGESERMVRCLFDLARAYAPSTIFIDEIDSLCNARGASGEHESSRRVKSELLVQVDGVSNTSTNEDGSRKIVMVLAATNFPWDIDEALRRRLEKRIYIPLPNFESRKELIRINLKTVEVSADVDIDEVARRTDGYSGDDLTNVCRDASLNGMRRKIAGKTRDEIKNMPKDEISNDPVAMCDFEEALIKVQRSVSQADIEKHEKWFTEFGSA; from the exons ATGGCTGGAGCTTCTTCGCTGGCGGGGTTGCAGGATCACTTGAAACTAGCGAGGGAGTACGCACTTGAGGGACTCTACGACACCTCAGTCATCTTCTTCGATGGCGCCATTGCCCAGATCAACAA GCATCTAAGTACACTAGATGACCCTTTAGTCCGTTCGAAGTGGACAAATGTTAAGAAAGCTATTTTGGAGGAAAATGAAGTTGTTAAGCAATTGGATGCTGAGAGAAGGGCATTTAAGGAAGCTCCCACAGGGCGGCGACCATCGTCACCCCCAATTAATGCTAAATCATCATTTGTTTTTCAACCTTTAGATGAGTATCCGACTTCTTCTGGGCCCCCAATGGATGATCCTGATGTATGGCGGCCACCGAGTCGAGATGCTACAAGTAGGAGACCTGCAAGGGCTGGTCAACCGGGGATGAGGAAATCTCCCCAAGATGGTACTTGGGCTCGTGGTGGTTCTACAAGAACTAGTACAACAGGCCGTGGTGCAAAGACTGCTGGATCAAGCCGGGCAAATTCAGGTGTTCGAGCATCAACTACTGCAAAGAAAGGGTCTGGTACTGGAAAATCTGGCAAGGGAGATTCAGCG AATGGTGATACTGAGGATGGTAAGTCTAAAAGGGGACAATATGAAGGACCTGATCCTGACTTGGCAGAAATGCTTGAAAGGGATGTCTTGGAATCCACTCCTGGCGTAAGATGGGATGATGTTGCGGGGCTTACTGAAGCCAAAAGACTTCTGGAGGAAGCTGTTGTTCTTCCTTTGTGGATGCCTGAATATTTCCAG GGAATCAGGAGACCGTGGAAAGGGGTTCTCATGTTTGGCCCCCCTGGCACTGGGAAGACACTACTGGCAAAAGCTGTGGCTACTGAGTGTGGAACAACATTTTTCAATGTTTCATCTGCCACTTTAGCTTCAAAATGGCGTGGGGAGAGTGAGCGCATGGTGCGATGCTTGTTTGATCTTGCAAGAGCATATGCACCTAGTACAATTTTTATTGATGAGATTGATTCTCTCTGCAATGCCCGGGG GGCTTCAGGGGAGCATGAATCATCCAGAAGGGTAAAGTCTGAACTGCTAGTTCAGGTAGATGGTGTAAGTAATACCTCCACGAATGAGGATGGTAGTCGTAAAATAGTGATGGTTTTGGCAGCTACTAACTTCCCATGGGACATAGATGAGGCTCTAAG GAGGAGACTGGAAAAGCGTATATACATTCCACTTCCAAATTTTGAGAGCCGTAAAGAGCTTATTCGTATCAATTTGAAAACTGTCGAG GTGTCTGCTGATGTGGATATTGACGAAGTGGCACGCCGAACAGACGGATATAGTGGAGATGATCTGACCAACGTTTGTCGAGATGCTTCTTTAAATGGCATGAGAAGAAAGATTGCTGGGAAGACTCGCGATGAGATAAAGAACATGCCCAAGGATGAGATTTCGAATGACCCAGTGGCAATGTGTGATTTTGAAGAAGCGTTGATAAAGGTCCAGCGAAGCGTTTCTCAAGCTGATATtgaaaagcatgagaaatgGTTCACAGAATTTGGATCTGCTTAG
- the LOC120011315 gene encoding cucumber peeling cupredoxin-like has protein sequence MARFVNVAVVVSFVSVVLMQCVAAQTVHVVGDSMGWTIPQSGAGAYDTWAASKTFRVGDILTFNFGAGDHDVLQVPKASYDGCTAANPIGNTITTAPANITITSAGDHYYICTFSQHCQFGQKLKITAVSSSPTPGGAPSPDTTMGPTANGPSPITPSPPDSSSSPTPGGAPSPAEYCPPDTSPITPPPPTPSSSTPSGAPSPADCPPDTTMGPTAPGPSPIAPSPDSSSSTSTALASILVSCLSIIAVGFGFIF, from the exons ATGGCAAGATTTGTGAATGTGGCGGTTGTTGTTAGCTTTGTCTCGGTGGTTTTGATGCAATGTGTGGCGGCTCAAACGGTGCATGTGGTGGGAGATAGCATGGGATGGACCATTCCACAAAGCGGTGCCGGAGCATACGATACTTGGGCTGCTTCCAAGACATTCAGGGTTGGCGACATCCTAA CTTTCAACTTTGGTGCGGGCGATCATGATGTGCTACAAGTACCAAAAGCATCCTACGATGGATGCACTGCAGCAAACCCAATCGGAAACACCATCACAACCGCTCCTGCAAACATTACCATCACCTCTGCCGGGGACCATTACTACATCTGCACCTTCAGTCAGCACTGCCAATTCGGCCAGAAGCTTAAGATTACCGCCGTCTCATCCTCccccactcctggtggtgcccctTCACCGGATACAACAATGGGCCCCACGGCCAATGGGCCCAGCCCAATTACCCCTTCTCCTCCAGATTCCTCATCATCCCctactcctggtggtgcccctTCACCGGCTGAATATTGCCCTCCTGATACGAGCCCAATTacccctcctcctccaactccCTCATCCTCCACTCCTAGTGGTGCCCCTTCACCGGCTGATTGCCCTCCTGATACAACAATGGGCCCCACGGCCCCTGGGCCCAGCCCAATTGCCCCTTCTCCAGATTCCTCATCATCCACATCCACTGCTTTGGCTAGTATTTTGGTGTCCTGTTTGTCTATTATTGCCGTTGGATTTGGATTCATATTTTag
- the LOC120011248 gene encoding probable 2-oxoglutarate-dependent dioxygenase AOP1: MAVIDFSMENLKPGTSQWVSAREKVRRAFEDCGFFVANFDKVGREIHSTLFPIVQEMFDLPIEIKIKNTGNKPYDGYMGQYNYLPLYESLSIRNPTAMEAIQSFTQLMWPSGNNQFRQSVLSVSKNIAELNETVIRMLFESYGVERFVENYVRSIDYQLRFFGYRVPQEDESDVGVKPHTDKSFMTILYQNQVDGLQAKTKDGEWVDVKLSPSSFLVLAGDALMAWSNDRIAPCNHQVVMRKNERRYSLGLFTAIDGIIQVPEELQDEEHPLKYKPFNHSDYLRRTQSEQTTQPKCFIKDYYGVSDL; this comes from the exons ATGGCTGTGATTGATTTTTCCATGGAAAACCTGAAGCCTGGAACAAGCCAATGGGTCTCGGCACGCGAAAAAGTCCGGCGTGCGTTCGAAGATTGTGGTTTTTTTGTGGCAAACTTCGACAAAGTTGGAAGAGAGATTCACAGCACTCTTTTCCCAATAGTGCAAGAAATGTTTGATCTTCCAATAGAGATCAAAATCAAGAACACTGGAAACAAGCCTTATGATGGTTACATGGGACAATACAACTACCTTCCACTTTATGAATCTCTATCCATAAGAAATCCGACAGCAATGGAGGCAATTCAAAGTTTCACACAACTCATGTGGCCTTCCGGAAACAATCAGTTCCG CCAAAGCGTTCTCTCGGTTTCGAAGAATATAGCTGAATTGAATGAAACGGTGATAAGAATGTTGTTTGAGAGCTATGGTGTTGAGAGATTTGTCGAAAATTACGTGAGATCAATCGACTACCAACTCCGGTTTTTCGGATATAGGGTCCCTCAAGAGGATGAGTCGGATGTGGGAGTGAAGCCTCACACGGACAAGAGTTTCATGACCATACTTTATCAAAACCAGGTCGATGGTTTGCAGGCAAAAACTAAGGATGGCGAGTGGGTTGATGTTAAGCTCTCGCCTTCATCGTTCTTGGTCTTGGCGGGAGATGCCCTCATG gcaTGGAGTAACGATCGAATAGCGCCCTGTAATCATCAAGTGGTGATGAGGAAGAATGAACGTAGGTACTCTCTTGGACTATTTACTGCGATTGATGGGATAATACAAGTACCCGAAGAATTACAAGATGAAGAACATCCCTTGAAGTATAAGCCATTCAATCATTCCGACTACCTACGTAGGACTCAATCGGAGCAGACTACCCAACCAAAATGCTTCATCAAAGACTACTATGGTGTTTCAGATTTGTAA